The Meriones unguiculatus strain TT.TT164.6M chromosome 1, Bangor_MerUng_6.1, whole genome shotgun sequence genome has a segment encoding these proteins:
- the Htr7 gene encoding 5-hydroxytryptamine receptor 7 isoform X3, protein MAKMILSVWLLSASITLPPLFGWAQNVNDDKVCLISQDFGYTIYSTAVAFYIPMSVMLFMYYQIYKAARKSAAKHKFPGFPRVQPESVISLNGVVKLQKEVEECANLSRLLKHERKNISIFKREQKAATTLGIIVGAFTVCWLPFFLLSTARPFICGTSCSCIPLWVERTCLWLGYANSLINPFIYAFFNRDLRTTYRSLLQCQYRNINRKLSAAGMHEALKLAERPERAEFVLITRALGVQQALENFPWGNGMNTGIKAVNTVALTKL, encoded by the exons ATGGCCAAAATGATTCTGTCGGTCTGGCTTCTCTCCGCCTCCATCACCTTACCTCCGCTCTTTGGATGGGCCCAGAATGTGAACGATGACAAAGTGTGCTTGATCAGCCAGGATTTTGGCTACACGATCTACTCCACCGCAGTGGCGTTTTACATCCCCATGTCGGTCATGCTGTTCATGTACTATCAGATTTACAAGGCCGCCAGGAAGAGCGCGGCCAAACACAAGTTCCCGGGTTTCCCGCGCGTGCAGCCCGAGAGCGTCATCTCCCTGAACGGTGTGGTGAAGCTCCAGAAGGAGGTGGAAGAGTGTGCGAACCTTTCAAGACTGCTCAAACACGAAAGGAAAAACATCTCCATCTTCAAGAGGGAACAGAAAGCAGCCACCACCTTGGGGATCATCGTGGGTGCCTTCACCGTGTGCTGGCTGCCGTTTTTCCTCCTGTCCACGGCCAGGCCCTTCATCTGCGGCACCTCGTGCAGCTGCATCCCGCTGTGGGTGGAGAGGACATGTCTGTGGCTGGGCTATGCAAACTCTCTCATTAACCCTTTCATATATGCCTTCTTCAACCGGGACCTGAGGACCACTTACCGCAGCCTGCTCCAGTGTCAGTACCGGAATATCAACCGGAAGCTCTCTGCCGCGGGCATGCACGAGGCCCTGAAACTTGCCGAGAGGCCCGAGAGAGCGGAGTTTGTGCT CATAACCAGAGCCTTAGGAGTCCAGCAGGCACTCGAGAATTTTCCTTGGGGTAACGGAATGAACACAGGGATAAAAGCTGTGAATACTGTTGCACTG